One window of Camelus dromedarius isolate mCamDro1 chromosome 18, mCamDro1.pat, whole genome shotgun sequence genomic DNA carries:
- the COL20A1 gene encoding collagen alpha-1(XX) chain — MSDCVLPSLGVGLWLLLGAAMGLGQGQASGRLKLVVLPEDRLQMTWRESEGRSLGFLVRVKPMAGDPEQEVMLTTKTPKATVGGLSPSKGYSVQVFELTGSGNTLLARREFVIEDLKSNSTSRSGRRPAGAALEPPPPHVGSLDLEPWLALAPSQDLPTFGGSKLDGGVPGEGQHPPRSPTGKAPAQPPPDPEGQNHARASAGGREKPAGARFRCTPPMPADMIFLVDGSWSIGHSHFQQVKDFLASVIEPFEIGPDKVQVGLTQYSGAPWTEWDLNTFGTKEKVLAAVHSLRYRGGNTFTGLALTHVLEQNLKPAAGLRPEVVKLVILVTDGKSQDDARTAGHVLKGLGVDVFAVGVKNADEAELRLLASPPLDSTVHSVQDFPQLCTLAGLLSRLICQKIQGRSLRRGSVTPAAATLALDPLSTPTSLVLTQVTSSSVHLSWTPAPQPPLKYLIVWQPSKGGTPREVVVEGPALSTELHNLTSSTEYLVSVLPVYKAGVGEGLQGLVTTAPLPPPRALTLAAVTPRTVRLAWQPSAGAAQYLVRCSPASPKGEEAAREVRVGQPEVLLDGLDPGRDYDIWVQSLRGAETSEAQGIRARTPTLGAPRRLDFSDVSHDSARVSWEGIQRPVRLFRVSYVSSKGGHSGQTEVPGNATWATLGPLSSSTTYTVRVTCLYPRGSSSTLTSHLTTRKVPSPSQLSVTKLPGDKVRLEWAAAAASGVLVYQIKWTPLGDGKAHEISVPGNLATAVLPGLGRHLEYEITLLAYYRDGAHSDPVSLRYSPLSQSPPSDLALASESPNSLRVSWTPPSSHVLHYRLTYTLASGSGPEKSISVPGPRSQVTLPNLLAATKYRVLVSAIYRAGESVAVSAMGRTAACPALHPDGSLPGFDLMAAFGLVEKEYASIRGLAMEPSAFGPTRTFTLFKDAQLIRRASDIHPAALPPEHTVVFLLRLLPETPREAFALWQVAAEDFQPVLGVLLDAGRKSLTYFNRDPRATLQEVTFDLPEVRRIFFGSFHKVHVAVGHSKVRLYVDCRKVAERPIGEAGSLPAAGFVTLGRLAKARGPRSSSASFQLQLLQIVCSDSWAEEDRCCELPASKDGESCPAFPSACTCSLQTPGPPGPQGPPGLPGRNGAPGEQGFPGPRGDPGPPGQMGPEGPGGQQGSPGTQGRTIQGPMGPPGVKGEKGDHGLPGLQGHPGLQGTPGKVGIQGPKGMRGLEGTSGLPGPPGPRGLPGTAGARGSSGERGPPGAVGPTGLPGPKGERGEKGEPQSLATIYQLVGQACESAIQRWTLCCPK; from the exons ATGAGTGACTGTGTGCTCCCCTCCCTCGGGGTCGGCCTCTGGCTGTTGCTGGGGGCTGCCATGGGACTTGGCCAGGGTCAAG CAAGCGGCCGCCTGAAGCTGGTGGTGCTGCCTGAGGACCGGCTACAGATGACGTGGAGGGAGTCGGAGGGGCGCAGCCTTGGCTTCCTGGTGCGGGTGAAGCCCATGGCAG gggaccCAGAGCAGGAGGTGATGCTGACAACCAAGACCCCCAAGGCCACGGTGGGGGGCCTGAGCCCCTCCAAAGGCTACAGCGTGCAAGTCTTCGAGCTCACGGGCTCAGGGAACACCCTGCTGGCTCGGAGGGAGTTTGTGA TCGAAGATTTGAAGAGTAACTCCACgagcaggagcggcaggaggcCAGCGGGGGCAGCCctggagcccccccccccccacgtggGGAGCCTAGACCTGGAACCCTGGTTGGCCTTGGCCCCAAGCCAAGATCTGCCCACATTTGGTGGGTCGAAGTTGGATGGGG GAGTGCCTGGAGAGGGGCAGCACCCACCCAGGAGCCCCACTGGAAAGGCCCCTGCTCAGCCCCCACCAGACCCGGAAGGGCAGAACCACGCCAGGGCCTcagctggagggagagagaagccag CTGGTGCCCGGTTCCGCTGCACACCCCCCATGCCCGCGGACATGATCTTCCTGGTGGATGGGTCCTGGAGTATCGGCCACAGTCACTTCCAGCAGGTCAAAGACTTCCTGGCCAGTGTCATCGAGCCCTTTGAAATCGGGCCGGACAAAGTCCAAGTAG gcctgaCTCAGTACAGCGGAGCCCCCTGGACCGAGTGGGACTTGAACACCTTTGGCACCAAGGAGAAGGTCCTGGCGGCCGTCCACAGTCTCCGCTACAGAGGGGGAAACACGTTCACAG GCCTGGCTCTGACCCACGTGCTGGAGCAGAACCTGAAGCCCGCAGCAGGTCTCCGTCCAGAGGTGGTCAAGCTGGTGATTCTGGTGACGGATGGCAAGTCCCAGGATGACGCCCGCACTGCTGGCCATGTCCTCAAGGGCCTGGGTGTTGACGTCTTTGCTGTGG GTGTGAAGAACGCCGACGAGGCTGAGCTGAGGCTCCTGGCGTCCCCACCGCTGGACAGCACTGTCCACAGTGTGCAGGACTTTCCCCAGCTTTGCACGCTGGCCGGCCTGCTCAGCCGGCTGATCTGCCAGAAGATCCAGGGCAGGAGCCTGCGCAGGGGGTCCG TTACACCAGCAGCAGCCACTCTGGCCCTGGACCCCCTTTCCACTCCCACCAGCCTGGTCCTGACCCAGGTGACCTCCTCCAGCGTCCACCTGTCCTggaccccagccccacagccaccCCTCAAGTATCTGATTGTGTGGCAGCCTTCCAAGGGCGGCACCCCCAGGGAG gtggtggtggaggggccCGCCTTGTCCACAGAGCTGCACAACCTGACCTCCAGCACAGAGTACCTGGTCTCCGTGCTCCCTGTCTACAAGGCCGGAGTCGGCGAGGGCCTGCAGGGCCTGGTGACCACAG cgcccctgcccccaccccgggcGCTGACCCTTGCTGCAGTGACGCCCAGAACCGTCCGCCTCGCCTGGCAGCCCTCGGCTGGGGCCGCCCAGTACCTGGTGCGCTGCTCGCCCGCCTCCCCCAAGGGTGAGGAGGCGGCGAGAGAG GTGCGGGTGGGGCAGCCGGAGGTGCTTCTGGACGGCCTGGACCCGGGCAGGGACTATGACATCTGGGTGCAGAGCCTGCGAGGGGCAGAGACCAGTGAGGCCCAGGGCATCCGCGCCAGGACTC CCACCCTGGGCGCCCCCAGACGCCTGGACTTCTCGGATGTGAGCCACGACTCGGCCCGCGTGTCCTGGGAAGGCATCCAGAGACCTGTGCGCCTGTTCAGGGTCAGCTATGTCTCCAGCAAGGGTGGCCACTCAGGACAG ACGGAGGTCCCTGGGAACGCCACCTGGGCCACTCTGggccccctctcctcctccaccacctacACAGTCCGTGTCACCTGCCTCTACCCCAGGGGCAGCTCCTCCACACTGACCAGCCACCTGACCACAC GGAAAGTCCCCAGCCCGAGCCAGCTGTCGGTGACCAAGCTCCCTGGGGACAAAGTCCGGCTGGAGTGGGCGGCCGCAGCGGCATCTGGCGTGCTGGTCTACCAGATCAAGTGGACGCCCCTGGGAGATGGGAAGGCCCATGAG ATCTCTGTCCCAGGGAACCTGGCCACGGCCGTCCTGCCTGGCCTGGGGAGGCACTTGGAGTATGAGATCACCCTCCTGGCCTACTACAGGGACGGGGCCCACAGCGACCCTGTGTCCCTCCGCTACAGCCCCC TCAGCCAGAGCCCGCCCTCTGACCTGGCCCTGGCCTCTGAGTCGCCCAACAGCCTGCGAGTCAGCTGGACGCCCCCGAGCAGCCACGTCCTCCACTACCGGCTCACCTACACACTAGCCTCAGGCTCAGGACCAGAGAAATCG ATCTCTGTTCCAGGACCCAGGAGCCAGGTGACGCTCCCCAACCTGCTGGCAGCCACCAAGTACAGGGTCCTGGTCTCGGCCATCTATAGAGCCGGGGAGAGTGTGGCAGTGTCTGCCATGGGCCGGACAG cagcctgccCAGCCCTCCACCCTGACGGCTCCCTCCCAG GCTTTGACCTGATGGCAGCCTTCGGCCTAGTGGAGAAGGAATACGCCTCCATCCGCGGTCTGGCCATGGAGCCCTCGGCGTTTGGCCCGACCAGGACCTTCACGCTCTTCAAGGACGCTCAGCTGATTCGCCGGGCCAG TGACATCCACCCGGCCGCCCTCCCCCCGGAGCACACGGTGGTCTTCCTCCTGCGCCTGCTCCCCGAGACGCCCCGAGAGGCCTTCGCGCTGTGGCAGGTGGCGGCCGAGGACTTCCAGCCCgtcctgggggtcctgctggatG CCGGCAGAAAGTCGCTGACCTACTTCAACCGTGACCCCAGGGCCACCTTGCAGGAGGTCACCTTCGACCTGCCCGAAGTGAGAAGAATATTCTTTGGGAGCTTCCACAAG GTGCATGTGGCCGTGGGCCACTCGAAGGTCAGGCTCTACGTGGACTGCCGGAAGGTGGCTGAGAGGCCCATCGGGGAGGCTGGCAGCCTGCCTGCTGCTGGCTTCGTCACGCTGGGGAGGCTGGCCAAGGCCAGGGGACCCCGGAGCAGCTCGGCCTCG TTCCAGCTCCAGTTGCTGCAGATTGTGTGCAGCGACTCCTGGGCGGAGGAGGACAGGTGCTGCGAGCTCCCAGCTTCG AAGGATGGAGAGTCCTGCCCCGCCTTTCCTTCTGCTTGCACCTGTTCCTTGCAGACCCCTGGGCCCCCGGGCCCCCAGGGACCTCCG GGCCTCCCTGGGAGGAACGGAgccccaggagagcagggctTCCCAGGGCCCAGG ggaGATCCCGGGCCACCTGGACAGATGGGACCTGAGGGTCCTGGAGGTCAGCAGGGGTCACCAGGCACCCAGGGCCGAACCATCCAGGGACCCATG GGTCCACCAGGGGTCAAAGGAGAAAAGGGGGACCATGGACTCCCCGGCTTGCAG GGCCACCCCGGCCTCCAGGGCACCCCCGGGAAGGTTGGCATCCAGGGACCAAAG GGAATGAGAGGCCTGGAGGGGACATCTGGCCTGCCTGGACCCCCTGGCCCTAGG GGTCTCCCGGGCACGGCGGGGGCCAGGGGCAGCAGTGGGGAGCGAGGCCCCCCTGGGGCCGTGGGGCCCACG GGGCTGCCGGGGCCCAAGGGCGAGCGAGGAGAGAAG GGTGAGCCACAGTCCCTGGCCACCATCTACCAGCTCGTGGGCCAAGCCTGCGAGTCTGCCATCCAGA GATGGACCCTGTGCTGTCCCAAGTGA